In Micromonospora sp. LH3U1, one genomic interval encodes:
- a CDS encoding DUF4012 domain-containing protein, whose amino-acid sequence MTESERPTRRRSRSRRRRRARLRRALLGALVVGSLLLATGGWIGFRGWQARAHLLNAAGLARELSAQVVGGDTDRALRTLAALQEQSSAARAATTDPSWQLGRRTPIAGDDLDAVRQIAVAIDQLARQAFPTLLRTDLTSLVPTGGRVDLARLTAVSAELTRADESVQRTRRDLAAVSADSLVSQIRQALTDLRGEIDRLASLTSAADQGSRLLPPLLGANGPRRYLLVSQNLAELRATGGMLGAYAMIEAEDGKVKMGKQGSSASLGRFTPALKVPAETRALWTDLPGIYPADVNLSPHFPTAAALYREMFRRKMGITVDGVLAVDPVVLSYLLKATGPVIVPGGVPLASEKVVQTLLNETYQRLGLKEQDAFFTASAAAVFDAFFTKNVNPRVLLSAFDRAITERRILFWSARPEEQRTFGDSRMAGTLPEQDTVPTVGVFLNDGSGAKLGYYLRPTANLTVGECRPDGRRELRLRVTLRSTAPKSGLSESVLGLGMAGDPYTARTLVSVFSPAGGAVIEARLDGAEIALGSGTERRRQVATASVDVGPGAERALEVTVLTAKTGVGQAELWLTPTASPWTTQVHSAPRCDQ is encoded by the coding sequence GTGACGGAAAGCGAACGACCGACCCGGCGGCGAAGCCGGTCCCGGCGCCGTCGGCGTGCCCGACTGCGACGGGCGCTGCTCGGTGCTCTGGTGGTCGGCTCGTTGCTGCTGGCGACCGGCGGGTGGATCGGCTTCCGCGGCTGGCAGGCGCGCGCGCACCTGCTCAACGCGGCTGGCCTGGCCCGGGAGTTGAGCGCCCAGGTGGTCGGTGGGGACACCGACCGTGCCCTACGGACGCTCGCCGCCCTTCAGGAGCAGTCCAGCGCGGCTCGGGCCGCGACCACCGACCCGAGCTGGCAGCTTGGTCGGCGTACCCCGATCGCGGGTGACGACCTCGACGCCGTCCGACAGATCGCCGTCGCTATCGACCAGTTGGCCCGGCAGGCGTTCCCGACCCTGCTCCGGACAGATTTGACCAGCCTGGTGCCGACCGGCGGCCGGGTGGATCTGGCCCGGCTCACCGCGGTCTCCGCCGAGCTGACCCGGGCGGACGAGTCGGTGCAGCGTACGCGTCGGGACCTGGCGGCGGTGTCGGCCGACAGCCTGGTCAGCCAGATCCGGCAGGCGCTGACCGATCTGCGCGGCGAGATCGACCGACTGGCCAGCCTCACCTCGGCCGCCGACCAGGGATCCCGTCTGCTGCCGCCACTGCTCGGCGCGAACGGCCCACGACGGTACCTGCTGGTCTCGCAGAACCTCGCCGAGTTGCGCGCCACCGGCGGCATGCTCGGCGCGTACGCGATGATCGAGGCTGAGGACGGCAAGGTGAAGATGGGCAAGCAGGGCAGCAGTGCCTCGCTCGGCCGCTTCACCCCGGCGCTGAAGGTGCCCGCCGAGACCCGGGCGCTCTGGACGGACCTGCCCGGCATCTATCCCGCCGACGTCAATCTGTCCCCGCACTTCCCGACCGCCGCCGCGCTGTACCGCGAGATGTTCCGCCGCAAGATGGGCATCACGGTCGACGGCGTGCTCGCCGTCGACCCGGTGGTGCTGTCCTACCTGCTCAAGGCGACCGGTCCGGTGATAGTGCCCGGTGGTGTCCCGCTGGCCAGCGAAAAGGTCGTGCAGACCCTGCTCAACGAGACCTACCAGCGGCTGGGCCTGAAGGAGCAGGACGCCTTCTTCACGGCATCCGCCGCCGCGGTGTTCGATGCCTTCTTCACGAAGAATGTCAACCCACGGGTGTTGTTGTCCGCATTCGACCGTGCTATCACGGAACGCCGGATATTGTTCTGGAGTGCTCGACCGGAAGAACAGCGGACATTCGGCGACAGCCGGATGGCCGGGACGCTCCCGGAACAGGACACCGTGCCGACGGTCGGCGTGTTCCTCAACGACGGCAGCGGCGCGAAGCTCGGCTACTACCTGCGGCCGACGGCGAACCTGACGGTCGGCGAATGCCGGCCGGACGGCCGCCGCGAGCTCCGGCTGCGGGTGACCCTGCGCTCCACGGCGCCGAAGTCCGGACTCAGCGAGTCCGTCCTCGGCCTCGGCATGGCTGGTGATCCGTACACCGCTCGCACCCTGGTGTCGGTCTTCAGCCCGGCCGGCGGAGCGGTGATCGAGGCCCGGCTCGACGGGGCCGAGATAGCGCTTGGCAGCGGCACCGAACGCCGCCGTCAAGTCGCGACTGCCAGCGTCGACGTGGGCCCCGGCGCCGAACGGGCGCTCGAGGTCACCGTCCTGACGGCCAAGACCGGCGTCGGGCAGGCCGAGCTGTGGCTGACCCCCACCGCCAGCCCCTGGACCACCCAAGTTCATTCCGCACCAAGATGTGACCAGTAG